Sequence from the Luteibacter aegosomaticola genome:
CGGTTGGAAAGCCACCGCCGCCAGCACGGCTGGCCTGGCGGCGCCCCACACCTGACAAACGACAGTAGGAGCCCACCCTGTGGGCGACATCTTTCGCCTCAACGCTCAGGCCCTGTCGCACGACACGACCGATCAAGGGCCGAACGCCGCAATATCCGGGGTCTGCCGCGAACGGCGTCGCCCACAGGGTGGGCTCCTACGGGGGGTGGGTTTGTACCTCTGGCGAGAAGGCATGCCGCGACGGCCCCGTTGCCGGCTTTCCTCTCACGAAACCTCAGTGCCTCGGAGAGCCCTCGGCGCCCACCCTCGAGGCGAGTTTCGCAGGCGAGGGCGACGGGCGGGAACAGCCGCCGAAGGCGGGAGCGGCCATGGAGGGCCGCTCGTTTGAAACCGAGCCAGGATGGCGAGTTTCAAACCCCCGCCCGGCGACCGGTTCGCGCCCGTAGGGCAATAAGTACATTTGCCGCGTCAGCGGCACTCCTTTTCGAACGACGAGGACCTGTCTGAGCAGCGAGGGTGGGCGCCGAGGGCTCTCCTGCGACCACGTCCGAGCGCCAAAGCGATGGCCAAAGGCCGAGCCACGCGATGCCAAAGGCGAGCCGTATCGAAACGCCGCAAGGTTCCGGCAATGTCCGGATTGCAACCATTTCGCGGGTCGGCGCATCCGATGAGGTGCCCGGTTCGCTACCGCACCAGCACAGCCCGAAACCCGGCATAGGCCATAAGTCATATGGAAATCCAGAAGATTTCAGTTGACGGCCTCTGATTAGGTGTTATAGTTCACTACAACACCGGTCACCCACAGCACTACAGGAGAGAGCACCATGAAAACCCCGACCAACAACATGAACTACGCCGCCCTCGCCGCCTCGTTCGCCATCGCCGTCGCCGCACTGGTTGGCTTCCACAGCACCTCCGTCGCCGTCGCACCGCTCACTGAGATCAACGGCACCCACGTCACGAACCTCGCCCCGGTCGTCGTTTACGCCGACAGCAGCGACAACGTCGCGTCCCTGTAACCCACAGCACCACGCAGCACCTCATCGGAGTTGGAGTATTCCCATGAAAGCGCCGAACCTCATCGCCCTGACCGCTTCCGTCCTGATCGCCGGCACCAGCGTGTTCGCCCTGCGCTCCTTCGATGACCGTGCTGCCGCGATGGTCGCCGCACCGCACTTCGTCAACGGCACCCGTGTCGTCGACCTGCCGGCACTCGAAGTGCGGCCCACCGACGCCGATGTGCGCGAGGCCGCCCTCCTGAGCGAAGCCACCCTGGATTCAGCAGCTGCCGCCCTGCGGCGCAGCGCGGAAGATCGCGCTGCAGCGCTTATCAGCGCGCAGCTCGCCATGCCCTACTATTCGTTTGGCAATGCATTGAGCCACACGGCTAAGGAATAACTACATGTCCATCACCTGGAACGACAGCGTCCCGATTTATCGCCAACTACGCGAACGCGTCGTGGCGATGATCCTGGACGGCGCCTTGAATGAAGGCGACCCGCTGCCGTCGGTGCGCCAGGTCGCGGGGGATTTTCAGATCAACCCGCTGACCGTATCCAAGGCGTACCAGGAGCTGGTCGACGAACAACTGGTTGAGAAACGGAGGGGTCTTGGCATGTTCGTTATCGATGGAGCGCGCGATGCGCTGCTCAAGAGTGAGAGGGAGCGCTTCCTGCGCGAGGAATGGCCGGCCTTGTTCGCCCGCCTGCAGCGCATGGGCCTCGACCTGAAAACCCTGATGCGTGAAGCCCCTGGCTCCACGGAGGATCCGTCATGACAGCGGTCGTTACCGCCAATGGCCTGACCAAGCGCTTCAAGAACCAGGTCGCCCTGGACGGTGCTTCGTTCCAGATCGAATCCGGCCGCATCGTCGGCCTGATCGGCCCCAACGGTGCCGGCAAGACGACCGCCCTCAAGGCGATCCTCGGCCTCACTACCTTTGATGGGCACCTGAGCGTGCTGGGCCTGGACCCGCGCAAGGATCGCGGCAAGCTGATGGAACAGGTGTGCTTCATCGCCGATGTGGCGGTGCTGCCCCGCTGGCTGAAGGTGCGCGACGCCGTGGATTTCGTCGCCAACACCCACCCCCGCTTCGACCGCGCCAAGTGCGATGCCTTCCTGGCCCGCACCAAGCTGCAGCCGGGGCAGAAGGTGAAGCAGCTTTCCAAGGGCATGATCGTGCAGCTGCACCTGGCCCTGGTGATGTCGATCGATGCGAAGCTGCTGGTGCTGGATGAACCGACCCTGGGCCTGGATATCCTCTACCGCAAGCAGTTCTACCAGTCCCTGCTGGAAGACTACTTCGATGAGGAGAAGACCATCCTCGTCACCACCCACCAGGTGGAAGAGATCGAACACATCCTTACCGACCTGATGTTCATCCGCGACGGCAAGATCGTGCTCGACACCGATATGGACAGCCTGGGCGAGCGTTTTGCCGAGGTGCTGGTGAATGCCGAGATGGCCGCGGCAGCCCGCGAGCTGAAGCCGCTGGATGAGCGCCAGGTGTTCGGCAAGAGCATCTTCCTGTTCGACAACGTCAGCCGCCGCGAGCTGGAGAACCTGGGCGAGGTGCGGCGCCCGTCGATCGGCGACCTCTTCGTCGCCACCATGAGGGGTACCTACGCATGAAAAGCTTCTACTGGCTGGTGAGGCGCGAGTTCTGGGAACACAAGGGTGGCTTCATCACGGCACCCATCGTGGCCGGGCTTATCGCGCTGGTGCTCAACGTCATGCTGCTGATCACCGCCGAGGTGATGGGCCGCCGCTGGGCCGGAACGGACAACCACTTCAACACGAACTTCGATCGCGCCTTCGATGCCGACAACCTCGTGCAGGCCGGCGCCGTGCTGGACATGACGCTCTACGGCGTCACCTTCCTGATCCTGGGCGTGATGGCCATCGTGGTCTTCTTCTACTGCCTGGGCGCTCTGTACGACGACCGCCGTGATCGCAGCATCCTGTTCTGGAAGTCGCTGCCGCTGTCGGATACGAACACGGTGCTGTC
This genomic interval carries:
- a CDS encoding GntR family transcriptional regulator, translated to MSITWNDSVPIYRQLRERVVAMILDGALNEGDPLPSVRQVAGDFQINPLTVSKAYQELVDEQLVEKRRGLGMFVIDGARDALLKSERERFLREEWPALFARLQRMGLDLKTLMREAPGSTEDPS
- a CDS encoding ABC transporter ATP-binding protein; amino-acid sequence: MTAVVTANGLTKRFKNQVALDGASFQIESGRIVGLIGPNGAGKTTALKAILGLTTFDGHLSVLGLDPRKDRGKLMEQVCFIADVAVLPRWLKVRDAVDFVANTHPRFDRAKCDAFLARTKLQPGQKVKQLSKGMIVQLHLALVMSIDAKLLVLDEPTLGLDILYRKQFYQSLLEDYFDEEKTILVTTHQVEEIEHILTDLMFIRDGKIVLDTDMDSLGERFAEVLVNAEMAAAARELKPLDERQVFGKSIFLFDNVSRRELENLGEVRRPSIGDLFVATMRGTYA